A genomic region of Leptospira terpstrae serovar Hualin str. LT 11-33 = ATCC 700639 contains the following coding sequences:
- a CDS encoding DegT/DnrJ/EryC1/StrS aminotransferase family protein, whose protein sequence is MAVPFIDIKRFEPGFLDTWNEKVKSMSQNAQFIGGNEVTDLEAGLATFAETKYAIGCANGTDALQLALRAVGVGRGDKVLLPDSTFWATFEAVVNVGGDPYTVDTNPVDLQMDFQVFQEAVEKVKPKAALVVHLYGWGTAKIEELRKFCKEKNVALIEDGAQCFGVKFNGKSIYKDALISTTSFYPAKVLGAAGDGGAVFTNDEELSVVTRRLVNHGRTSHYEHGLVGWNSRLDSLQAAFLNLSLKHLQERINSRKKSQNVYYKELPGLGIGVIQPPKGYEENGYCNVTLVDPEIRPKIEAVLKDKGIGFGNIYPGAMSDQPGAKPYLIERIGKEGNARRISKSVLNFPLFAYMTESELDEVFSAIKAYNTNK, encoded by the coding sequence ATGGCAGTTCCATTTATAGATATCAAAAGATTTGAACCAGGATTTTTGGACACCTGGAATGAAAAAGTAAAGTCCATGTCACAAAACGCACAGTTTATCGGTGGAAACGAAGTCACCGATTTGGAAGCAGGCCTTGCTACTTTTGCAGAAACAAAATATGCCATTGGTTGTGCCAATGGGACCGATGCACTGCAACTGGCTTTACGTGCGGTAGGTGTGGGTCGTGGTGATAAAGTTTTGTTACCCGACTCGACGTTTTGGGCCACCTTTGAGGCAGTAGTGAATGTCGGTGGAGATCCATATACCGTCGATACAAATCCTGTCGATTTACAAATGGACTTCCAAGTATTTCAAGAGGCTGTGGAAAAAGTAAAACCGAAAGCGGCTCTTGTGGTTCATTTGTATGGTTGGGGAACAGCAAAGATTGAAGAACTTCGTAAATTTTGCAAAGAAAAGAATGTGGCTCTCATTGAAGATGGGGCGCAGTGTTTTGGAGTAAAGTTCAACGGAAAGTCAATCTATAAAGATGCACTCATTTCTACTACTTCCTTTTATCCAGCGAAGGTGTTAGGTGCTGCTGGTGATGGTGGTGCCGTATTTACTAATGATGAAGAACTTTCTGTAGTGACTCGTAGGCTTGTGAACCACGGAAGAACTTCACATTATGAACATGGACTTGTCGGTTGGAACTCAAGACTAGATTCTTTACAAGCGGCCTTCCTCAATTTATCTTTAAAACACTTACAAGAAAGAATCAATTCCCGTAAAAAATCCCAAAATGTATATTATAAAGAACTTCCAGGTTTAGGAATTGGTGTGATCCAACCACCGAAAGGTTATGAGGAAAATGGATACTGTAACGTAACTTTGGTGGACCCCGAAATCCGACCAAAAATTGAAGCAGTATTAAAAGACAAAGGAATTGGATTTGGAAACATTTATCCAGGCGCCATGTCTGACCAACCAGGTGCCAAACCTTATCTCATCGAAAGAATTGGAAAGGAAGGAAATGCTCGTCGGATCTCCAAGTCAGTTCTTAACTTCCCGCTCTTTGCATATATGACAGAATCGGAATTGGATGAAGTGTTTAGTGCGATAAAAGCATACAACACAAACAAATAA
- a CDS encoding PdxA family dehydrogenase translates to MKTILISEGDPTSINYELLVSAFPLLLSLGKRHRIYLIRGPHNLTVPSLPTLTQPSDKPGFYSLPWSDSKKTRIFTLGKPSATSGRMAYDSLQAAMDWQKELGADLITLPLSKEWVAKAGVKGFRGHTETLAEYYKRPTFMMMSGEKLNVIPLTTHVPLKDVVKHLKRFSWKELGSAISRSPFLKNPKLAYLGLNPHAGEGGKIGEEESTILAVGAKILRKAKFSVEGPLSADSAFLPGAKLYDLYLAGYHDQGLIPFKLLEGKKGVNITLGLDFTRVSPDHGTAFDIAGKGISDPTGLISCLERLTET, encoded by the coding sequence TTGAAAACCATTCTGATTTCGGAAGGCGATCCCACAAGTATCAACTACGAACTTTTGGTTTCTGCCTTCCCTCTGTTGTTATCCTTAGGGAAACGCCATCGCATTTACCTCATTCGTGGCCCCCACAATCTCACGGTACCCTCGCTACCCACCTTGACCCAACCGAGTGACAAACCGGGATTCTATTCTCTTCCTTGGTCGGATTCTAAGAAAACTCGTATCTTTACTTTAGGCAAACCCTCCGCCACTTCTGGTAGGATGGCCTATGATTCTTTACAAGCTGCCATGGACTGGCAAAAGGAATTAGGGGCCGATCTGATTACCCTGCCTCTCTCCAAAGAGTGGGTCGCAAAAGCAGGGGTCAAAGGATTTCGGGGCCATACAGAGACCTTGGCCGAGTATTACAAAAGACCTACGTTTATGATGATGAGTGGGGAAAAACTCAATGTCATCCCCTTAACCACCCATGTTCCATTGAAGGATGTGGTAAAACATCTGAAACGTTTTTCTTGGAAGGAACTAGGATCTGCAATTTCCCGTTCCCCGTTTTTAAAAAATCCAAAATTAGCTTATTTGGGACTGAACCCACATGCAGGTGAGGGAGGAAAGATTGGAGAGGAAGAATCCACCATCCTTGCCGTCGGTGCAAAAATATTACGAAAGGCGAAGTTTTCGGTCGAAGGGCCACTTTCAGCAGATTCTGCATTTCTACCGGGGGCCAAACTGTACGATTTGTATTTGGCCGGATACCATGACCAGGGCCTCATTCCATTTAAATTGCTTGAAGGGAAGAAGGGAGTTAACATAACCTTAGGTCTGGATTTTACTCGTGTGTCCCCCGATCATGGGACAGCCTTTGATATTGCTGGAAAAGGGATCTCTGATCCTACAGGACTTATTTCCTGTTTAGAAAGACTAACGGAGACTTAA
- a CDS encoding bactofilin family protein yields the protein MALVKNQTEVTNSTIGENSYFNGKFFINGSLKIDGKFEGKSLQAEHLYIGVTGKVKTNITAASVIVEGIVVGNVTARNRVMLLPTSKILGDIKTPELIIQNGVILEGRCMISNDLKHSAKDLIELEYSKDSLSVEKIFGKQPNAKE from the coding sequence ATGGCATTAGTCAAAAATCAGACCGAAGTTACCAATTCAACTATTGGTGAGAATTCTTACTTCAATGGTAAATTCTTCATCAATGGATCCTTAAAAATTGACGGTAAATTCGAGGGGAAATCCCTCCAAGCCGAACACCTCTATATCGGTGTTACAGGAAAGGTCAAAACCAACATCACTGCTGCCAGTGTCATCGTAGAAGGAATTGTGGTCGGAAACGTTACTGCTAGAAACCGCGTGATGCTCCTTCCCACTTCGAAAATCCTTGGCGATATCAAAACTCCGGAACTCATCATCCAAAATGGGGTGATTCTAGAAGGACGTTGTATGATTTCCAACGACCTCAAACACAGCGCGAAAGACTTAATCGAATTGGAATACTCCAAAGATTCTTTGAGTGTTGAGAAAATTTTTGGGAAACAACCAAACGCAAAAGAATAA
- a CDS encoding LBF_1011 family protein, with protein MSLQTEYKLQWPEYRIEFHKSPHILKKASLTELWPSLRAFFSGNQSRFANYLFYLSTDFSGGFSLCSILGENEVANRFKDPQLFTPTTFPVESLVQIWELCQNREFEEMEREDWELVGFGLLYSGKIREFRNWVLKTKEFFGQTDDNRRFLFLLGWESSELPSDNSILHMLVEYVKGNRESLNFKTLTDAVTLDSHWQIAGVLFHAIEMGWFTGEETFRFWKFLIGFYSEWEEWEKQKFCMVSLGKIPAFPALRYAKRYFPFETFFRYRNDLEMALRGDWIEGNEFGYELSHEMDPFVETVVRFQNDGDSYEEGLKNELILKPYSYFINLQLASIAFVKKENQKFLNFYKKAGRLKYLPLALNLYWRVLKDTGETVLANTIERSLVSSGESVNIPEGWE; from the coding sequence ATGAGCTTACAAACAGAATACAAACTGCAATGGCCGGAATATCGTATTGAATTCCATAAAAGCCCTCATATTCTTAAAAAGGCCAGTCTTACCGAACTCTGGCCTAGTTTACGTGCCTTCTTTTCAGGCAATCAGTCTCGTTTTGCAAACTATCTCTTCTATTTATCGACCGATTTTTCTGGCGGGTTCAGCCTTTGTTCCATTTTAGGGGAAAATGAAGTCGCCAATCGGTTCAAAGACCCACAACTTTTCACACCCACGACCTTCCCTGTGGAATCCTTGGTCCAAATTTGGGAACTCTGCCAAAATCGTGAATTTGAGGAGATGGAAAGGGAAGATTGGGAACTTGTCGGATTTGGACTTTTGTATTCGGGAAAGATTCGAGAATTTCGAAATTGGGTTTTAAAAACTAAAGAATTCTTTGGTCAAACGGATGATAACCGAAGGTTTTTGTTTTTACTCGGATGGGAATCTTCCGAACTTCCTTCTGATAACTCCATATTGCATATGTTAGTTGAGTATGTTAAAGGGAACCGGGAAAGTTTAAATTTTAAAACTCTCACTGACGCCGTTACTCTCGATTCCCATTGGCAAATCGCAGGGGTTCTTTTTCATGCGATCGAAATGGGATGGTTCACTGGTGAGGAAACGTTCCGATTTTGGAAATTTCTGATAGGTTTTTATTCAGAATGGGAAGAATGGGAAAAACAAAAATTTTGTATGGTTTCGCTTGGAAAAATTCCGGCCTTTCCTGCTTTACGATATGCAAAAAGATACTTTCCTTTCGAAACTTTTTTTCGATACAGAAACGATTTGGAAATGGCACTTCGTGGGGACTGGATCGAAGGAAATGAATTTGGATATGAGTTATCACATGAAATGGATCCTTTTGTGGAAACTGTTGTTCGATTTCAGAACGATGGAGACAGTTACGAAGAAGGTTTAAAAAATGAATTAATCCTCAAACCTTATTCTTATTTTATCAATTTACAATTGGCCTCAATTGCATTTGTAAAAAAAGAAAATCAAAAGTTTTTAAATTTTTATAAAAAAGCCGGTCGACTCAAGTATTTACCTTTGGCTCTCAATTTGTATTGGCGAGTTTTGAAAGATACTGGCGAAACAGTTTTGGCAAATACTATCGAACGTTCGTTAGTTTCTTCTGGCGAATCAGTAAACATTCCAGAAGGTTGGGAATAA
- a CDS encoding lytic transglycosylase domain-containing protein, whose protein sequence is MRHFWLASRILLFFTTSLFAETDLQYLIKSHQWGQIENHFKNTNPSRESEVYSLIEFHEKAPNGDKEKRFRYLISLVRGVFVSESSEEEVRKILTQTMPFQTTLFKLSYWKLYTEITQRNYLTPAERIQFLNRLNLEEDPICRRLLDELVRLLAANNQWKEILEKINSIQESHKKYLLTGDTQYRYGKAKLILGDEKAAVEEWLNLLQREGLSDSTVHMVAADWTKYKGSGSILQLAPSELTILLPAISHNDKEALFRTRPELFSTRLAYYEGFKHLTSILTKTGRINELFRVLRSNKTFVDMDSSWIVSLADVLYQQNKFQAAIELLKTFPGRDAGYNRVLAASYDRLGDRELYFENLILYLGKYPFNLFYQDRLIEYLVDRKGEKSDYAPLAKFERALAEIPNLPVKGRLVYWYLRSLKESGDTEKLKKELKRYYALCPGSYYTRVIREEFLPIIKESNKPDNPTYNKEYLFEYLSYTAGIPEESYAILGRNLGFVYPKDSYELGNKLGGMSSRIQGHKLLNLAKEYFRVGEDSLGLSLVNFHVKRENLSEEEKDEILVGIGDLTYNTYYTAFHTRSLLKRHFIPDDPILLPTSISVRIYPRPHQSIVSRYANENDISEDKVYALMRQESFFKETATSRSNARGLMQIMPATGKELAMRMGITSYSLYEPETSIRLGTKFLAYLLKSNGNELKWASIAYNGGPGNLRKWKKSVYTGDFNHFLEDLPYKESRDYCRIVVSNFYAYDIMKKYHKL, encoded by the coding sequence ATGAGGCATTTTTGGTTAGCAAGTAGAATTCTTCTCTTTTTCACAACATCCCTATTTGCGGAAACTGACCTTCAATATCTAATCAAATCCCACCAGTGGGGGCAAATCGAAAATCATTTTAAAAATACAAATCCTTCGCGTGAAAGTGAAGTGTATAGCTTAATTGAATTTCATGAAAAAGCACCTAACGGAGACAAGGAGAAACGATTTCGATATTTGATCTCTCTCGTTCGTGGAGTTTTTGTCTCCGAATCTTCAGAGGAAGAAGTAAGAAAAATCCTGACACAAACTATGCCCTTCCAAACCACACTATTCAAACTGAGTTATTGGAAGTTGTATACCGAAATTACCCAAAGAAATTATCTAACACCCGCAGAACGAATCCAATTTTTAAACCGACTGAATTTAGAAGAAGACCCAATTTGCCGCCGACTTCTGGATGAACTTGTGCGACTTCTTGCTGCAAACAACCAATGGAAGGAAATTTTAGAAAAAATAAACTCCATCCAAGAATCACATAAAAAATACCTTCTTACAGGTGACACTCAATATAGATATGGGAAAGCAAAACTCATCTTAGGTGATGAAAAAGCTGCTGTTGAGGAATGGTTAAACTTATTACAAAGAGAAGGACTTTCTGACTCTACAGTCCATATGGTCGCTGCTGATTGGACTAAATACAAAGGTTCAGGTAGTATTTTGCAGCTTGCCCCTTCAGAACTTACGATTCTCCTTCCTGCCATTAGTCATAATGACAAAGAAGCTTTGTTTCGCACAAGGCCTGAGCTTTTTTCGACAAGACTTGCGTATTATGAAGGATTCAAACACTTAACTTCTATTTTAACAAAAACAGGAAGAATCAATGAACTTTTCCGAGTTTTACGTTCCAATAAAACCTTTGTTGATATGGATTCATCTTGGATTGTATCCCTTGCCGATGTATTGTACCAACAAAACAAATTTCAGGCAGCCATAGAACTTCTAAAAACATTCCCAGGAAGAGATGCAGGATACAACCGTGTGCTTGCGGCCTCTTACGACCGTTTGGGAGACAGGGAACTGTATTTTGAAAACCTAATTCTGTATTTAGGAAAGTATCCCTTTAATCTTTTTTACCAAGACCGACTCATCGAATATCTAGTGGATCGCAAAGGGGAAAAATCAGACTACGCGCCACTTGCAAAATTCGAAAGAGCCCTTGCCGAAATTCCGAACCTTCCTGTGAAGGGCCGACTTGTGTATTGGTATTTGCGATCACTCAAAGAAAGTGGAGACACAGAAAAGTTAAAAAAAGAACTGAAGCGGTATTATGCCCTTTGTCCGGGTTCGTATTATACACGTGTGATCCGTGAAGAATTTTTGCCCATCATCAAAGAATCAAACAAACCCGACAATCCTACGTATAACAAAGAGTATCTTTTTGAATACTTATCTTACACCGCAGGAATTCCTGAAGAGTCCTATGCAATCCTCGGTCGTAATTTGGGATTTGTGTATCCCAAAGATTCTTATGAATTAGGCAATAAACTGGGAGGTATGAGTTCACGGATCCAAGGTCATAAACTTCTGAATCTCGCCAAAGAATACTTCCGTGTTGGAGAAGACAGTTTAGGACTAAGCCTTGTCAACTTTCACGTAAAAAGGGAAAATCTATCCGAAGAAGAAAAAGATGAAATTTTAGTTGGGATTGGTGACCTAACATATAACACGTACTATACTGCATTTCACACAAGGTCACTCCTCAAAAGACATTTCATTCCTGACGACCCCATCCTTCTTCCGACTTCCATTTCTGTCAGAATTTATCCGAGGCCCCACCAAAGTATTGTCTCACGCTACGCAAACGAAAACGATATCTCGGAAGACAAAGTTTATGCATTAATGCGCCAAGAATCCTTCTTTAAGGAAACGGCGACATCTCGCTCCAATGCACGGGGGCTCATGCAAATTATGCCAGCTACCGGCAAGGAACTCGCAATGCGTATGGGAATCACTTCCTATTCCCTCTATGAACCAGAAACCTCCATCCGTTTGGGAACTAAATTTTTGGCCTATCTTTTGAAATCTAATGGGAATGAATTGAAATGGGCATCCATCGCTTATAACGGGGGTCCAGGAAATTTAAGGAAGTGGAAGAAGTCAGTTTACACTGGCGATTTTAACCATTTTTTAGAGGATCTTCCTTACAAAGAGTCAAGAGATTACTGTCGCATCGTGGTTTCGAATTTCTACGCATACGACATCATGAAAAAATACCATAAGTTGTAA